The nucleotide window aataacTTCTTGAATCCAGAGGAATGGTTAATTGCGAAGACAACATATACAAAGGGAGTAGTCACTACATCCATTGTGGGATATATTCTAGGTTTGGGCGACAGGCACCTAAACAATATATTGCTGGATAAGTTCACTGGTGAGCCAATTCATATTGATTTGGGCGTCGCTTTTGATCAAGGTAAGCTGCTTCCTATACCGGAATTGGTGCCTTTTCGACTAACTAGAGACATAATTGATGGGTTTGGCGTGACAGGTGTTGAGGGAGTTTTCAGAAAAAACTGCGAGCGTGTTTACGGTGTACTGCGACAGGAGCACGAAAGAATGATGAGCGTTTtgaatattttaaaatgGGATCCACTTTATAGCTGGAGAATGACACCGTTACGTAAAAGACGGTTACAGAATTACGCTAGTGGGGAAGACAGTGCCGCTAACTCGCTTGCACTAAACTTTTCATATGACAATGAAAACGATGAATCGATAAGAGCCTTGAAGGGTGTTCACGATAAGCTAAAGGGTAATAATTTGAGTGTCGAAGCAACCGTACGAGAGCTTATCCAGCACGCCACTGACGTTAATAACTTGGCCATTATCTTCATGGGATGGTCACCATTCTACTGACTCATCATCACTCATCAAAGGCATACAAACTTTTATATATTGCTTCTTCCACATCTTGTGCTTCCTCTACTTAATTGTAACACACAATAATCTAGTATACATAAACGGTGTTAATAATGAAGGGCGCTCGTTCTACGGCTCTAATAAACGTGAAAATTCTAGTTAAGTGAAAGCAAACACTGCTCTTAGGCTAGCGGCTTTTCTTCGATTAGTTGAACATAGTTGCTTGGTATAATACCTGTTTCACCATTAGCTTTCTTCGCCTTCCACCATCTGCCTTCAATGTCGCCTACTCTTAGAATCTCGTCCTGCTGGAAAGATATTTCATATGCGTCTGAAGCATCTGCTTCATATGAGTATAGTGCCCTTGCAGTGTATGGGAAACTCGTCAACTCATCACCCATATTACTATACAAACCTAATGTGTCTCCCATAGTGGTACCGGTATTGGCATTCGTCGTCTCGGTAATATAGGTGCTTGCACCACATGTGTCTTGCCCACCTGGCCTTTGGATAGGCATCTGTGGAGCACCGCCAAATCCAACAGTAGCGCTAGCACGTGGATCCGTATTCTCGAATCCATTTAGTGCTACAGAGGACATATAGTGTTGAGAATGTGCTTCTTGTGTCTGATACACCTGGGCCGCAGTCTGCTGCTTCTCAGCATAAGACTTACGCACACGAGATAAAGCCATAGAGGAGTCCACTAGAGAGGGTCTGATACCTTTCATGGAGAAGGAGTCTACCCATCGGTTCGTAGGTGACGCA belongs to Eremothecium sinecaudum strain ATCC 58844 chromosome IV, complete sequence and includes:
- the SHO1 gene encoding osmosensor SHO1 (Syntenic homolog of Ashbya gossypii AGL286C; Syntenic homolog of Saccharomyces cerevisiae YER118C (SHO1)); the encoded protein is MTSRVAEARQQRYSPHVRHSCNVGNLIGDPFVISTISISIMAWLVALVCSFLTEKYPKFSWWGLAYQFILFMSIIVFYIYDVVDYYKVFLSAAVSAGCVYSTNSCTQLIYSDKTPSIAGAVGFMIIATVNLLWVLYFGGDNASPTNRWVDSFSMKGIRPSLVDSSMALSRVRKSYAEKQQTAAQVYQTQEAHSQHYMSSVALNGFENTDPRASATVGFGGAPQMPIQRPGGQDTCGASTYITETTNANTGTTMGDTLGLYSNMGDELTSFPYTARALYSYEADASDAYEISFQQDEILRVGDIEGRWWKAKKANGETGIIPSNYVQLIEEKPLA